A section of the Streptomyces sp. Je 1-369 genome encodes:
- a CDS encoding spermidine synthase produces MPDIDRAHAWLLTVDGAPQSYVDLDEPTHLEFEYARRLAHVLDTAAEPGAPLDVTHLGGGALTLPRYLAATRPGSRQQVIEADHGLLRLVAERLPLAGASGVAVHGADAREWLDAAPDDSADVVVADVFGGSRVPAHLTTVTYARTADRVLRPGGHYTANLADGAPFAFLRSQLATFAEVFEELALIAEPSVLRGRRFGNAVLIAAHHPIDVGTLARRTASDVFPARVEHGDALRRFIGDARPVRDGEAVPSPEPPDGAFSIG; encoded by the coding sequence ATGCCCGACATCGACAGGGCGCACGCCTGGCTGCTCACGGTCGACGGCGCCCCCCAGTCGTACGTGGACCTGGACGAACCCACCCACCTCGAGTTCGAGTACGCGCGCCGCCTCGCCCACGTCCTGGACACCGCGGCCGAGCCGGGTGCCCCGCTCGACGTCACCCATCTCGGCGGCGGCGCCCTCACCCTGCCCCGCTACCTCGCCGCCACCCGCCCGGGCTCCCGGCAGCAGGTGATCGAGGCCGACCACGGGCTGCTCCGGCTGGTCGCCGAGCGGCTGCCGTTGGCCGGGGCGAGCGGGGTCGCCGTGCACGGCGCCGACGCCAGGGAGTGGCTCGACGCCGCGCCGGACGACAGCGCCGACGTCGTCGTCGCCGACGTCTTCGGCGGCTCACGCGTCCCCGCGCACCTCACCACGGTGACGTACGCGCGCACCGCCGACCGAGTGCTGCGCCCGGGCGGGCACTACACCGCGAACCTCGCCGACGGCGCCCCGTTCGCCTTCCTCCGCTCCCAACTCGCCACGTTCGCCGAGGTCTTCGAGGAGCTCGCGCTGATCGCCGAGCCGTCGGTGCTGCGCGGCCGCCGCTTCGGGAACGCCGTGCTGATCGCCGCGCACCACCCCATCGACGTCGGGACACTGGCCCGCCGCACGGCCTCCGACGTCTTCCCCGCGCGTGTCGAGCACGGTGACGCGCTGCGCCGCTTCATCGGGGACGCGCGGCCGGTGCGGGACGGGGAAGCGGTCCCCTCACCCGAGCCGCCCGACGGCGCCTTCTCCATCGGGTGA